The genomic stretch tgtaaacaaagcgCAGATTATCGCGCAGGGCCGGCCATACGAATTGCGAggcccaatttaatggatgaTTGCGAGGTTCctcttttaatttgtttttttttagaataacaactattactattaattagataGCAGCATTTGTTATACAACTTGCAcaggaagcaactcaaacgcaATAGGTGCCTGTGGGGTAGTTAAAGTTACGTCAATCGTACAACTAGtctacactaaatatgttaaccctttaagtcctacatctttaaaagccttTGACAAAAACCATGACAGTGTAAATTGAGGGACCACTGCCAGGCGCTGGTCCCAATTGGAGCAATCGGCCCAAGGCCGGCCTTGCTACTGTGAACTCTactatgaaaatctccaatagttGGGTTAAACATGTGAACACAAGCAGTCGGCAAAAATAATGTTCAGATTTATATGTAGAGCAAAAAGGATGAAATTCAGTATCCTATTTTAACGAACTCTTTCAATGGATGATGCCTTTTGAAAACTAACTTAAAGAATTCAAATTAGGTCCGTTTTAGCTTGAGCTTTAACCCCTCCGaccaaaaaaaattcatatctgTGGACTTTTCATTTGACTCAAAGATAGTCTGTTCATTTAAAATGTATGCTACAACCAGAACCTGGTGTGACCACAGCACgatacaagttaaaaaaaaattttatacatagaaaaaacaacttgtGACCAGAATGAAGACTTGGGATAACGAAAACGACGAAAAGCAAAATAGAAGGAGAACCAAATCAATTGAATGGCTTCATGTTTCTATAATCTACCAAGTGTCTACATGTTTCTATAATCTACCATGTGTCTTCATGTTTCTATAATCTACCAAGTGTCTTCATGTTTCTATAATCTACCATGTGTTTTCATGTTTCTATAATCTACCAAGTGTCTTCATGTTTCTATAATCTACCATGTGTCTTCATGTTTCTATAATCTACCATGTGTCTTCATGTTTCTATAATCTACCATGTGGCTTCATGTTTCTATAATCTACCAAGTGTCTTCATGTTTCTATAATCTATCAAGTGTCTTCATGTTTCTATAATCTACCATGTGTCTTCATGTTTCTATAATCTACCATGTGTCTTCATGTTTCTATAATCTACCATGTGTCTTCATGTTTCTATAATCTACCAAGTGTCTTCATGTTTCTATAATCTACCATGTGTCTTCATGTTTCTATAATCTACCATGTGGCTTCATGTTTCTATAATCTACCATGTGGCTTCATGTTTCTATAATCTACCAAGTGTCTTCATGTTTCTATAATCTACCATGTGTCTTCATGTTTCTATAATCTACCAAGTGCCTTCATATTTCTATAATCTACCATGTGGCTTCATGTTTCTATAATCTACCAAGTGTCTTCATGTTTCTATAATCTACCATGTGCCTTCATGTTTCTATAATCTACCATGTGGCTTCATGTTTCTATAATCTACCATGTGCCTTCATGTTTCTATAATCTACCATGTGGCTTCATGTTTCTATAATCTACCAAGTGTCTTCATGTTTCTATAATCTACCACGTGGCTTCATGTTTCTATAATCTACCAGCGTCTTCATGTTTCTATAATCTACCATGTGTCTTCATGTTTCTATAATCTACCAAGTGTCTTCGTGTTTCTATAATCTACCATGTGTCTTCATGTTTCTATAATCTACCAAGTGTCTTCATGTTTCTATAATCTACCATGTGTCTTCATGTTTCTATAATCTACCATGTGGCTTCATGTTTCTATAATCTACCATGTGCCTTCATGTTTCTATAATCTACCAAGTGTCTTCATGTTTCTATAATCTACCATGTGTCTTCATGTTTCTATAATCTACCAAGCGTCTTCATGTTTCTATAATCTACCATGTGGCTTCATGTTTCTATAATCTACCAAGCGTCTTCATGTTTCTATAATCTACCAAGTGTCTTCATGTTTCTATAATCTACCAAGTGTCTTCATGTTTCTATAATCTACCATGTGCCTTCATGTTTCTATAATCTACCAAGTGTCTTCATGTTTCTATAATCTACCAAGTGTTTTCATGTTtctataatgaaacaaaatacacaGGCCTACTAGTGGCAGCTTACAAAAGAATACAgcataaacaataaaaacacaagAGAGGAGAGGTAACAAATGACAAGAAACAAATGACAGGAAACAAATGACAGGTACAAAATGACTCATGACGGAGTAAGGTCACTAAAGAAGGTAGAATGTCTTACTTATTTGGGTTGTGGTTAGTGTGGATGCCGTCGCTGTTGTCGTGGTGTTCTTCAGCGTAGTCACTTGGGTTGTGGAGATGGTTGATGCTGTGGTCTTCTGAGTTGTAACCATAGAAGGCATCATTGTAGTCGTCAACATTTGGTTTGGCGTCGTAATCCCAGATGACGTTGAATTAATTGATGTCACCATTGGTTTGGAAGTGGTTGATGATGTCACCATTTGTATGGAAGTGGTTGATGTCATCATTGATGTGGAAGTGGTTGATGTCACCATTGGTATGGAAGTGGTTGATGGTACCATTGGTGTGGAAGTGGTTGATATTGTAGCTCCTGAAGATATAGAAACGTTAGCTgtttctgtagtcacagatgcTGATGTAGTGGTTGAAAATGTAACTCCAGGAGATGTTGTAGAAGCTGCTGATGTAGTTATTGATGTGGTGCTTATCACTGATGTCACAGAGgtatcttaaaaaataaaaatatcataatCACATTTTAATTCATCCAGTACATTTTGAGGTACACTTTAGTTACAGCTCCATTCTTTTTAACAACATGTTAACAAAaaaaccccccaaaaaactAGATCGCTGTCTACCTTTTGGATTTGTCATGtagtttgaacccgggactatcaaGACGACAGTCAAGAGCTCATACTAAACGACCAGGGAATCATCCTGCAGCCGTAGGATCTACTAAATTAGAACTGACTTACCGCTTATTATAATTTCGCATTTTTTGAGAAAAATTTTATCTCCATCAGATTGGAAAACCCCGGAGCTATAGCTGCTAAATTTACACACACCAACATGGGTCGTAGCTTC from Biomphalaria glabrata chromosome 9, xgBioGlab47.1, whole genome shotgun sequence encodes the following:
- the LOC106053329 gene encoding integumentary mucin C.1-like isoform X1, with the protein product MICLYTAHCGWMHFVIVLTVFENVQTQPEPQCVMKEQLDSNLPDASWTIGTAMPEQDCLKECLSTAQCEATTHVGVCKFSSYSSGVFQSDGDKIFLKKCEIIISDTSVTSVISTTSITTSAASTTSPGVTFSTTTSASVTTETANVSISSGATISTTSTPMVPSTTSIPMVTSTTSTSMMTSTTSIQMVTSSTTSKPMVTSINSTSSGITTPNQMLTTTMMPSMVTTQKTTASTISTTQVTTLKNTTTTATASTLTTTQIRKQVQVEDRPCSTRSTQII
- the LOC106053329 gene encoding integumentary mucin C.1-like isoform X2, translated to MHFVIVLTVFENVQTQPEPQCVMKEQLDSNLPDASWTIGTAMPEQDCLKECLSTAQCEATTHVGVCKFSSYSSGVFQSDGDKIFLKKCEIIISDTSVTSVISTTSITTSAASTTSPGVTFSTTTSASVTTETANVSISSGATISTTSTPMVPSTTSIPMVTSTTSTSMMTSTTSIQMVTSSTTSKPMVTSINSTSSGITTPNQMLTTTMMPSMVTTQKTTASTISTTQVTTLKNTTTTATASTLTTTQIRKQVQVEDRPCSTRSTQII
- the LOC106053329 gene encoding integumentary mucin C.1-like isoform X3 encodes the protein MKEQLDSNLPDASWTIGTAMPEQDCLKECLSTAQCEATTHVGVCKFSSYSSGVFQSDGDKIFLKKCEIIISDTSVTSVISTTSITTSAASTTSPGVTFSTTTSASVTTETANVSISSGATISTTSTPMVPSTTSIPMVTSTTSTSMMTSTTSIQMVTSSTTSKPMVTSINSTSSGITTPNQMLTTTMMPSMVTTQKTTASTISTTQVTTLKNTTTTATASTLTTTQIRKQVQVEDRPCSTRSTQII